The following proteins are encoded in a genomic region of Brachypodium distachyon strain Bd21 chromosome 1, Brachypodium_distachyon_v3.0, whole genome shotgun sequence:
- the LOC100839023 gene encoding splicing factor 3B subunit 3 isoform X3 — translation MARGAVRFHNKIEGKEILVLLSDSGKLSLLYFCCEMHRFIAIGNIELSKPGNMRDQLGRILAINQDSEWVAVSAYEDEFAIVHVERSPHVYGPNKEIVEGAKISHAVYKTNDICGTVWSMCFMRTHCSTKDYFPVVAMVINRKGSEVNDLAMYGLVPNDGGIQHISYFLEPGPLALEVAEIPQLGGFAVLFRAGDILILDLRDPKDISCTNSISMTGSLAGEQISVEDSCRGLDVDDDVAACALLELRDSGNNIMIDDNYMAIDGVDNLGSMKSRIICSWSWEPEAARGRPRLIFCLDNGEYHILEFNWDTEGVKVLPESVHRGLPCKPLLWMNRGMIAGFVEMGDGMILQLEHGRLVHKSSVQNVGPILDLAIADYHGEKQDQMFSCSGMCPEGSLRVIRNGINVEKLLRTEPIYQGVTGLWTLRMKRTDMYHSFLVLAFVEETRILSVGLSFNDISDAVGFQPDVCTLACGLIADGVLVQIHSKGVKLCLPTAYAHPEGAPLTSPVCVDWYPDVTISVGAVGHNIVAVATSNPCCLYILSVRPLSSFQYELYEIQHVQLRYEVSCISIPEEDSRRSPVAVRRAFGRGKRNNLPAKVDVRMFAVIGTHKPSVEVISLEPGEAFMLLSIGSISVNNSFGAPVSGRIPESVRFVASERFYILAGLRNGMLLRFESETSEEHYLPDSFYKESSTHSVNTLLQLIAMRHIGITPVGLVPLSDSANSDIILLSDRSWLLHASRHSLAYSSISFLPASHVTPVSSMDCPSGLLFVAENCLHLVEMVHGKRLNAQKLSIEGTPRKVLYHSDSRTLLVMRTGLTGASCSSDIVQIDPNNGTLLSRFKCEPGETAKCIQIAKIGNEQVLLVGTSKSTDRPMMPNGEAESSIKGRLIVLSLDTLGSPRESSSFVPTSNLSSSSHTGSFPEIVGYATEEFSSNSMCSSPDDVCYNQIQHEQMAGHMRSLTHVTFAGAVLAVYPYLDRYVVAAAGNALCVFGFVNENPHRMKKYAISRTRFTITCLKTYASRIAAGDCRDGVLFYSYHENLRKLELIYADPAQRLVGDVALLNCETAVVSDRRGSISVLSCPRLEVSESPEKNLAVRCSFFMGEIAMSIQKAAFKYRLPIDDETDPVLESAYNCVVASTLLGSVFVMIPLTSEEHHLLQDVQERLSLHPLTAPILGNDHAEFRRRGIPLGIPPILDGDMLVQFLELTGEQQQAVLNDMPSEKGPHRSISVFQVMRTLERLHYALN, via the exons ATGGCCAGAGGTGCTGTTCGTTTTCATAACAAA ATAGAAGGGAAAGAAATTCTGGTTCTGCTGTCAGATTCTGGAAAGCTTTCTCTTCTTTACTTCTGTTGTGAGATGCATAG GTTTATCGCAATTGGAAATATTGAGTTATCCAAACCAGGAAATATGAGAGATCAGCTGGGAAGAATTTTAGCTATAAACCAAGA CTCTGAATGGGTTGCTGTCAGCGCGTACGAGGATGAGTTTGCTATTGTGCATGTTGAAAGGAGTCCCCATGTTTATGGTCCAAATAAAG AAATTGTAGAGGGGGCAAAAATTTCGCATGCTGTATATAAGACCAATGATATCTGCGGTACGGTTTGGAGCATGTGCTTCATGAGGACTCACTGCTCTACGAAAGACTATTTCCCAGTTGTGGCAATGGTAATTAACAG AAAGGGCTCTGAGGTGAATGACTTGGCAATGTATGGGCTAGTCCCCAATGATGGTGGCATCCAGCACATATCTTATTTTTTGGAACCTGGACCTTTGGCACTTGAGGTCGCAGAAATTCCTCAGCTGGGTGGCTTTGCAGTTCTATTTCGTGCTGGTGATATTCTAATTCTGGATCTCAGGGACCCAAAGGACATCAGTTGTACCAATAGCATAAGCATGACAGGAAGTCTGGCTGGAGAGCAGATCAGTGTTGAAGATTCTTGTCGAGGGTTAGATGTTGATGACGATGTGGCTGCTTGTGCGTTGCTAGAACTGAGAGATTCTGGAAATAACATAATGATAGATGACAATTACATGGCTATTGATGGTGTTGATAACCTAGGTAGCATGAAATCAAGGATTATCTGTTCATGGAGTTGGGAGCCAGAGGCCGCACGAGGACGACCAAGGCTGATCTTTTGCTTGGACAATGGTGAATATCATATTCTGGAATTTAATTGGGATACTGAAGGAGTGAAGGTATTGCCTGAGAGTGTCCATAGGGGTTTGCCTTGTAAACCTCTTTTATGGATGAATAGAGGAATGATAGCTGGGTTTGTGGAAATGGGAGATGGGATGATCCTTCAACTTGAACATGGTAGACTGGTGCATAAAAGTTCTGTTCAGAATGTAGGACCCATATTGGATTTAGCAATTGCTGACTACCATGGAGAGAAGCAGGATCAGATGTTTTCATGTTCTGGAATGTGCCCTGAGGGATCATTGCGAGTCATACGGAATGGTATCAACGTGGAGAAACTTCTGAGGACTGAACCTATTTATCAGGGTGTTACTGGATTGTGGACTTTGAGAATGAAGAGAACTGATATGTATCACTCTTTTCTTGTATTAGCATTTGTTGAGGAAACAAGAATACTATCAGTAGGACTGAGTTTTAATGACATCAGTGATGCTGTGGGATTTCAGCCTGATGTTTGCACGTTAGCATGTGGTTTAATAGCTGATGGTGTACTTGTGCAAATTCACAGCAAAGGTGTAAAGCTCTGTTTGCCTACGGCATATGCTCACCCTGAGGGTGCCCCCTTAACTTCTCCAGTTTGTGTTGACTGGTATCCTGATGTCACTATCAGTGTTGGTGCTGTTGGACACAATATTGTTGCTGTGGCTACATCAAACCCTTGTTGCCTATATATTCTCAGTGTCAGACCATTATCTTCATTCCAGTATGAGTTGTATGAGATACAGCATGTCCAATTGCGATATGAAGTATCTTGCATATCAATTCCAGAAGAGGACTCGAGACGGAGTCCTGTAGCAGTGCGTCGTGCTTTTGGGAGGGGAAAAAGGAATAATCTCCCAGCTAAAGTTGACGTTCGCATGTTTGCTGTCATTGGGACTCATAAACCTTCTGTGGAAGTCATCTCATTGGAACCTGGAGAGGCATTTATGCTACTCTCAATTGGGTCTATATCAGTGAACAATTCATTTGGTGCTCCTGTTAGTGGACGTATACCTGAAAGCGTTAGGTTTGTAGCATCTGAGAGGTTCTACATTCTTGCAGGTCTAAGAAATGGAATGCTACTCAGGTTTGAGTCAGAAACAAGCGAAGAACATTATCTCCCTGATTCCTTTTACAAGGAGTCTTCTACACATTCTGTTAATACACTCCTTCAATTGATTGCTATGCGACATATTGGAATTACCCCCGTAGGCTTGGTACCATTGAGCGATTCAGCTAATTCTGACATTATTTTGCTCAGTGATAGGTCATGGCTATTACATGCTAGTAGACACAGCTTGGCATATTCATCCATCTCATTTCTGCCTGCATCCCATGTCACTCCAGTATCTTCGATGGATTGCCCCAGTGGTTTGCTGTTTGTTGCAGAGAACTGTTTGCATTTG GTTGAAATGGTTCATGGCAAAAGATTAAATGCACAGAAGTTATCAATTGAAGGAACTCCAAGGAAAGTGCTATACCACAGCGATAGTAGAACGCTGTTGGTTATGAGAACAGGGTTAACTGGTGCATCATGTTCTTCAGATATTGTCCAAATAGATCCAAATAATGGGACATTGCTTTCCAGATTCAAGTGTGAACCTGGTGAAACTGCTAAATGCATCCAGATTGCGAAAATAGGAAATGAGCAAGTATTACTTGTTGGGACAAGTAAATCTACAGACCGACCAATGATGCCGAACGGTGAAGCAGAAAG CAGTATCAAGGGACGTCTAATTGTTCTAAGCTTGGATACTCTTGGAAGTCCTCGTGAGAGCAGTTCATTCGTTCCAACATCTAACTTGAGTTCCTCTTCTCATACTGGCTCATTCCCGGAAATTGTTGGATATGCAACTGAAGAATTCTCTAGCAACAGCATGTGCAGCAGTCCGGATGATGTTTGCTACAACCAGATTCAACATGAACAAATGGCTGGACATATGAGATCACTGACTCATGTTACCTTTGCTGGTGCAGTTCTTGCTGTCTATCCATATCTAGATCGATATGTGGTTGCAGCAGCTGGTAATGCG CTTTGTGTATTTGGTTTTGTGAATGAAAATCCCCATCGTATGAAAAAGTATGCTATTAGTAGAACCCGGTTTACAATTACTTGTTTGAAGACATACGCATCACGGATTGCAGCAGGTGATTGTCGTGATGGCGTCCTCTTCTATTCTTATCACGAG AATCTTAGGAAGTTGGAACTTATTTATGCTGATCCTGCTCAAAGATTGGTGGGTGATGTTGCTCTTTTAAACTGCGAAACTGCTGTGGTATCAGATCGGCGTGGGAGCATATCTGTATTATCCTGCCCAAGACTGGAAG TTTCTGAAAGTCCAGAAAAGAACTTAGCTGTACGGTGTTCATTTTTTATGGGTGAAATAGCTATGAGCATCCAGAAG GCTGCATTTAAGTACCGGCTTCCAATTGATGACGAGACAGACCCAGTGTTGGAATCAGCTTATAACTGTGTTGTGGCGAGTACTTTGCTGGGAAGTGTTTTTGTTATGATTCCGCTCACTAG TGAGGAGCATCATCTGTTGCAAGATGTCCAAGAAAGACTTTCACTTCACCCGTTGACTGCTCCAATCTTGGGAAATGATCATGCAGAGTTTCGTCGACGTGGTATCCCG TTGGGGATACCTCCCATTCTGGACGGTGACATGCTTGTGCAATTCCTAGAGCTCACTGGCGAACAACAGCAAGCTGTTCTTAATGACATGCCTTCAGAGAAGGGACCACACAGGTCTATCTCAGTTTTCCAGGTTATGCGAACGTTGGAGCGACTCCACTACGCGCTTAACTGA